The Primulina huaijiensis isolate GDHJ02 chromosome 12, ASM1229523v2, whole genome shotgun sequence genome has a window encoding:
- the LOC140989865 gene encoding CDPK-related kinase 6-like isoform X2 — protein MGHCCSKNVLVSVDKDEVAPTSSAADNGRRQTPESAPHTPFATANGAARTPAHYSSASPWQSPYPAGVAPSPSPARTPGRKFRWPLPPPSPAKPIMSAFFKRQPVATPTKPIPEEAGGSGEGAERALDKSFGYSRNFSAKYELGKEVGRGHFGHTCWAKGKKGDLKNQQVAVKIISKAKMTTAIAIEDVRREVKILKALSGHKNLIQFYEAFEDIHNVYVVMELCEGGELLDRILARGGRYTEDDAKNIVVQMLSVVSFCHLQGVVHRDLKPENFLFATKDEDAPMKVIDFGLSDFIRPDQRLNDIVGSAYYVAPEVLHRSYCSEADIWSIGVITYILLCGSRPFWARTESGIFRSVLRADPNFYDAPWPAVSAEAKDFVKKLLNRDHRKRMTAAQALAHPWVRGLNCAVPLDMLVYKLIKSYIRATPLRRAALRALSKALTDEELFYLKAQFKLLEPQDGCVSLDNFRTALLTVATDAMRESRVADILNQMEPLSYKKMDFEEFCAASISPYQLEALERWEDMASEAFQYFEQEGNRVTSVEELAQEFNLGPTSYSLLKDWIRPSDGKLSFLGYTKFLHGVTVRSLNTRQRQ, from the exons ATGGGGCATTGTTGCAGCAAGAATGTTTTAGTTTCTGTCGATAAAGACGAAGTCGCTCCAACTTCCTCCGCCGCCGACAACGGCCGccgtcaaactccagaatcggCACCGCACACTCCGTTTGCTACTGCGAATGGGGCAGCGCGTACCCCGGCGCACTACTCCTCGGCGAGTCCGTGGCAGAGTCCGTACCCTGCCGGGGTTGCACCGTCGCCTTCACCGGCGAGGACTCCGGGTCGGAAGTTTAGGTGGCCCTTGCCTCCTCCATCGCCGGCGAAGCCGATTATGTCGGCATTTTTTAAGCGGCAACCCGTGGCGACGCCAACGAAGCCTATACCGGAGGAAGCCGGAGGTAGCGGAGAGGGGGCCGAGCGGGCCCTCGATAAGAGCTTTGGATATTCTAGGAATTTTTCGGCCAAGTATGAGTTGGGTAAGGAGGTGGGGCGAGGCCATTTCGGCCATACCTGCTGGGCGAAGGGGAAAAAAGGAGATCTGAAGAATCAACAGGTGGCTGTAAAGATCATTTCCAAAGCTAAG ATGACAACAGCTATAGCGATTGAAGACGTACGGAGAGAGGTGAAGATATTGAAAGCTTTGTCTGGACATAAAAACCTGATCCAGTTTTACGAAGCTTTCGAGGATATACATAACGTTTATGTTGTTATGGA ATTGTGTGAAGGTGGTGAGCTGCTGGATAGAATTTTAGCACG AGGTGGTAGGTATACAGAAGATGATGCCAAGAATATAGTTGTGCAGATGTTGAGTGTTGTTTCCTTTTGTCATCTCCAAGGCGTTGTGCACCGGGACCTAAAGCCAGAG AATTTTTTATTTGCCACGAAAGATGAAGATGCTCCCATGAAGGTCATAGATTTTGGTCTTTCTGATTTCATTAGGCCAG ATCAGCGCCTCAATGATATTGTGGGCAGTGCATACTATGTGGCACCTGAAGTACTTCACAGATCATACTGCAGTGAAGCTGATATTTGGAGTATTGGTGTAATAACTTACATCTTATTATGCGGTAGCAGACCTTTTTGGGCTCGCACGGAATCAGGAATTTTTCGATCCGTTCTGCGAGCGGATCCTAATTTCTATGATGCACCATGGCCAGCTGTATCTGCAGAAGCCAAAGATTTTGTGAAAAAGCTTCTAAATAGGGACCATAGGAAGAGGATGACTGCTGCCCAAGCACTTG CCCATCCATGGGTAAGGGGACTAAACTGTGCTGTACCATTGGATATGCTAGTGTAcaaattaattaagtcataTATTCGAGCCACTCCTTTAAGACGTGCTGCCTTGAGA GCACTTTCGAAAGCTTTGACGGATGAAGAACTATTTTACTTAAAGGCTCAATTTAAGCTTCTGGAACCACAGGATGGTTGTGTTTCTCTCGATAATTTTAGAACA GCTCTCTTGACAGTTGCAACTGATGCCATGAGAGAATCAAGAGTTGCTGACATTTTGAATCAG ATGGAACCTCTATCCTACAAAAAGATGGATTTTGAAGAGTTTTGTGCTGCATCTATTAGTCCATATCAACTTGAGGCTCTTGAGAGATGGGAGGATATGGCAAGTGAAGCATTTCAGTATTTCGAACAAGAAGGAAATCGTGTCACTTCTGTCGAGGAACTGGCGCAG GAATTCAACTTGGGCCCTACTTCTTATTCCCTACTCAAAGATTGGATCAGACCATCAGATGGAAAATTGAGTTTTCTCGGCTACACCAAGTTCTTGCACGGTGTAACTGTTCGAAGTTTGAATACAAGACAAAGACAATAG
- the LOC140989865 gene encoding CDPK-related kinase 6-like isoform X1, whose amino-acid sequence MGHCCSKNVLVSVDKDEVAPTSSAADNGRRQTPESAPHTPFATANGAARTPAHYSSASPWQSPYPAGVAPSPSPARTPGRKFRWPLPPPSPAKPIMSAFFKRQPVATPTKPIPEEAGGSGEGAERALDKSFGYSRNFSAKYELGKEVGRGHFGHTCWAKGKKGDLKNQQVAVKIISKAKMTTAIAIEDVRREVKILKALSGHKNLIQFYEAFEDIHNVYVVMELCEGGELLDRILARGGRYTEDDAKNIVVQMLSVVSFCHLQGVVHRDLKPEQNFLFATKDEDAPMKVIDFGLSDFIRPDQRLNDIVGSAYYVAPEVLHRSYCSEADIWSIGVITYILLCGSRPFWARTESGIFRSVLRADPNFYDAPWPAVSAEAKDFVKKLLNRDHRKRMTAAQALAHPWVRGLNCAVPLDMLVYKLIKSYIRATPLRRAALRALSKALTDEELFYLKAQFKLLEPQDGCVSLDNFRTALLTVATDAMRESRVADILNQMEPLSYKKMDFEEFCAASISPYQLEALERWEDMASEAFQYFEQEGNRVTSVEELAQEFNLGPTSYSLLKDWIRPSDGKLSFLGYTKFLHGVTVRSLNTRQRQ is encoded by the exons ATGGGGCATTGTTGCAGCAAGAATGTTTTAGTTTCTGTCGATAAAGACGAAGTCGCTCCAACTTCCTCCGCCGCCGACAACGGCCGccgtcaaactccagaatcggCACCGCACACTCCGTTTGCTACTGCGAATGGGGCAGCGCGTACCCCGGCGCACTACTCCTCGGCGAGTCCGTGGCAGAGTCCGTACCCTGCCGGGGTTGCACCGTCGCCTTCACCGGCGAGGACTCCGGGTCGGAAGTTTAGGTGGCCCTTGCCTCCTCCATCGCCGGCGAAGCCGATTATGTCGGCATTTTTTAAGCGGCAACCCGTGGCGACGCCAACGAAGCCTATACCGGAGGAAGCCGGAGGTAGCGGAGAGGGGGCCGAGCGGGCCCTCGATAAGAGCTTTGGATATTCTAGGAATTTTTCGGCCAAGTATGAGTTGGGTAAGGAGGTGGGGCGAGGCCATTTCGGCCATACCTGCTGGGCGAAGGGGAAAAAAGGAGATCTGAAGAATCAACAGGTGGCTGTAAAGATCATTTCCAAAGCTAAG ATGACAACAGCTATAGCGATTGAAGACGTACGGAGAGAGGTGAAGATATTGAAAGCTTTGTCTGGACATAAAAACCTGATCCAGTTTTACGAAGCTTTCGAGGATATACATAACGTTTATGTTGTTATGGA ATTGTGTGAAGGTGGTGAGCTGCTGGATAGAATTTTAGCACG AGGTGGTAGGTATACAGAAGATGATGCCAAGAATATAGTTGTGCAGATGTTGAGTGTTGTTTCCTTTTGTCATCTCCAAGGCGTTGTGCACCGGGACCTAAAGCCAGAG CAGAATTTTTTATTTGCCACGAAAGATGAAGATGCTCCCATGAAGGTCATAGATTTTGGTCTTTCTGATTTCATTAGGCCAG ATCAGCGCCTCAATGATATTGTGGGCAGTGCATACTATGTGGCACCTGAAGTACTTCACAGATCATACTGCAGTGAAGCTGATATTTGGAGTATTGGTGTAATAACTTACATCTTATTATGCGGTAGCAGACCTTTTTGGGCTCGCACGGAATCAGGAATTTTTCGATCCGTTCTGCGAGCGGATCCTAATTTCTATGATGCACCATGGCCAGCTGTATCTGCAGAAGCCAAAGATTTTGTGAAAAAGCTTCTAAATAGGGACCATAGGAAGAGGATGACTGCTGCCCAAGCACTTG CCCATCCATGGGTAAGGGGACTAAACTGTGCTGTACCATTGGATATGCTAGTGTAcaaattaattaagtcataTATTCGAGCCACTCCTTTAAGACGTGCTGCCTTGAGA GCACTTTCGAAAGCTTTGACGGATGAAGAACTATTTTACTTAAAGGCTCAATTTAAGCTTCTGGAACCACAGGATGGTTGTGTTTCTCTCGATAATTTTAGAACA GCTCTCTTGACAGTTGCAACTGATGCCATGAGAGAATCAAGAGTTGCTGACATTTTGAATCAG ATGGAACCTCTATCCTACAAAAAGATGGATTTTGAAGAGTTTTGTGCTGCATCTATTAGTCCATATCAACTTGAGGCTCTTGAGAGATGGGAGGATATGGCAAGTGAAGCATTTCAGTATTTCGAACAAGAAGGAAATCGTGTCACTTCTGTCGAGGAACTGGCGCAG GAATTCAACTTGGGCCCTACTTCTTATTCCCTACTCAAAGATTGGATCAGACCATCAGATGGAAAATTGAGTTTTCTCGGCTACACCAAGTTCTTGCACGGTGTAACTGTTCGAAGTTTGAATACAAGACAAAGACAATAG
- the LOC140989865 gene encoding CDPK-related kinase 3-like isoform X3 has translation MTTAIAIEDVRREVKILKALSGHKNLIQFYEAFEDIHNVYVVMELCEGGELLDRILARGGRYTEDDAKNIVVQMLSVVSFCHLQGVVHRDLKPEQNFLFATKDEDAPMKVIDFGLSDFIRPDQRLNDIVGSAYYVAPEVLHRSYCSEADIWSIGVITYILLCGSRPFWARTESGIFRSVLRADPNFYDAPWPAVSAEAKDFVKKLLNRDHRKRMTAAQALAHPWVRGLNCAVPLDMLVYKLIKSYIRATPLRRAALRALSKALTDEELFYLKAQFKLLEPQDGCVSLDNFRTALLTVATDAMRESRVADILNQMEPLSYKKMDFEEFCAASISPYQLEALERWEDMASEAFQYFEQEGNRVTSVEELAQEFNLGPTSYSLLKDWIRPSDGKLSFLGYTKFLHGVTVRSLNTRQRQ, from the exons ATGACAACAGCTATAGCGATTGAAGACGTACGGAGAGAGGTGAAGATATTGAAAGCTTTGTCTGGACATAAAAACCTGATCCAGTTTTACGAAGCTTTCGAGGATATACATAACGTTTATGTTGTTATGGA ATTGTGTGAAGGTGGTGAGCTGCTGGATAGAATTTTAGCACG AGGTGGTAGGTATACAGAAGATGATGCCAAGAATATAGTTGTGCAGATGTTGAGTGTTGTTTCCTTTTGTCATCTCCAAGGCGTTGTGCACCGGGACCTAAAGCCAGAG CAGAATTTTTTATTTGCCACGAAAGATGAAGATGCTCCCATGAAGGTCATAGATTTTGGTCTTTCTGATTTCATTAGGCCAG ATCAGCGCCTCAATGATATTGTGGGCAGTGCATACTATGTGGCACCTGAAGTACTTCACAGATCATACTGCAGTGAAGCTGATATTTGGAGTATTGGTGTAATAACTTACATCTTATTATGCGGTAGCAGACCTTTTTGGGCTCGCACGGAATCAGGAATTTTTCGATCCGTTCTGCGAGCGGATCCTAATTTCTATGATGCACCATGGCCAGCTGTATCTGCAGAAGCCAAAGATTTTGTGAAAAAGCTTCTAAATAGGGACCATAGGAAGAGGATGACTGCTGCCCAAGCACTTG CCCATCCATGGGTAAGGGGACTAAACTGTGCTGTACCATTGGATATGCTAGTGTAcaaattaattaagtcataTATTCGAGCCACTCCTTTAAGACGTGCTGCCTTGAGA GCACTTTCGAAAGCTTTGACGGATGAAGAACTATTTTACTTAAAGGCTCAATTTAAGCTTCTGGAACCACAGGATGGTTGTGTTTCTCTCGATAATTTTAGAACA GCTCTCTTGACAGTTGCAACTGATGCCATGAGAGAATCAAGAGTTGCTGACATTTTGAATCAG ATGGAACCTCTATCCTACAAAAAGATGGATTTTGAAGAGTTTTGTGCTGCATCTATTAGTCCATATCAACTTGAGGCTCTTGAGAGATGGGAGGATATGGCAAGTGAAGCATTTCAGTATTTCGAACAAGAAGGAAATCGTGTCACTTCTGTCGAGGAACTGGCGCAG GAATTCAACTTGGGCCCTACTTCTTATTCCCTACTCAAAGATTGGATCAGACCATCAGATGGAAAATTGAGTTTTCTCGGCTACACCAAGTTCTTGCACGGTGTAACTGTTCGAAGTTTGAATACAAGACAAAGACAATAG